A window of Oncorhynchus nerka isolate Pitt River linkage group LG4, Oner_Uvic_2.0, whole genome shotgun sequence contains these coding sequences:
- the LOC135571445 gene encoding putative nuclease HARBI1, whose protein sequence is MSSSPSLATEDSVTSKRSSIGLQMVCNADCVISNVVAKWPGSVHDSRIFRASEIYQCLSQGEFSGVLLGDRGYGCQPFLLTPFTDPQEAQQAYNHAHARTRARVEMTFGLLKARFHCLHKLRVSPVRACDITVACAVLHNVACLRKERAPECHQPWTGTIRQSSLMTTVVGC, encoded by the exons atgtcttcatctccttccctggccacagaagactctgtgacatcaaagaggagttctataggattgcag atggtctgcaatgctgactgtgtgatcagcaatgttgtggcaaaatggcctggctcagtccatgactccagaatctttcgggcctctgaaatctatcagtgcctatcacaag gtgaattctctggtgtgttgctgggagacagggggtatggctgccagccttttctcctgacacctttcacagacccccaggaagcacagcaggcctacaaccatgcccatgccaggaccagggccagagttgaaatgacctttggcctcctgaaggcacgctttcactgccttcacaaattaagggtcagccctgttagggcatgtgatattactgtggcttgtgctgtcctccacaatgtggcctgcctgaggaaggagagggccccagagtgccaccagccatggactgggacaatccggcaatcttccctgatgacgacagtggtcggctgctga
- the LOC135571446 gene encoding putative nuclease HARBI1 yields the protein MVCNADCVISNVVAKWPGSVHDSRIFRASEIYQCLSQGEFSGVLLGDRGYGCQPFLLTPFTDPQEAQQAYNHAHARTRARVEMTFGLLKARFHCLHKLRVSPVRACDITVACAVLHNVACLRKERAPRVPPAMDWDNPAIFPDDDSGRLLRDQYVLNYFS from the exons atggtctgcaatgctgactgtgtgatcagcaatgttgtggcaaaatggcctggctcagtccatgactccagaatctttcgggcctctgaaatctatcagtgcctatcacaag gtgaattctctggtgtgttgctgggagacagggggtatggctgccagccttttctcctgacacctttcacagacccccaggaagcacagcaggcctacaaccatgcccatgccaggaccagggccagagttgaaatgacctttggcctcctgaaggcacgctttcactgccttcacaaattaagggtcagccctgttagggcatgtgatattactgtggcttgtgctgtcctccacaatgtggcctgcctgaggaaggagagggcccccagagtgccaccagccatggactgggacaatccggcaatcttccctgatgacgacagtggtcggctgctgagggaccaatatgtgttgaattattttagttag